From the Myripristis murdjan chromosome 14, fMyrMur1.1, whole genome shotgun sequence genome, one window contains:
- the LOC115371940 gene encoding interferon regulatory factor 1-like isoform X2 → MPVARMRMRPWLEKMIDSNAVSGLMWVDKTRTMFSIPWKHAARHGWELDKDACLFKLWAIHTGKYVEGQTSADPKTWKANFRCAMNSLPDIEEVKDKSINKGQQAMRVYRMLPTPAKCKRAKTKDTKHRNKSPRVKSEDYSETHSPMDNCSQLDNNTHCTQENTVDSTEHQEVMSVDDVPDWSSSVEIGPDSTNELCRRFEVSPEHSTEYKDSESDLDEDIIRMT, encoded by the exons ATGCCGGTTGCAAGAATGAGGATGAGGCCATGGCTGGAGAAGATGATTGACTCCAACGCCGTCTCCGGTCTGATGTGGGTGGATAAG ACGAGGACAATGTTCTCTATTCCCTGGAAGCACGCTGCTCGTCATGGCTGGGAGCTGGACAAGGACGCCTGTCTGTTCAAACTGTGGGCCATCCACACAG GAAAGTACGTCGAGGGCCAAACTTCTGCAGACCCAAAGACGTGGAAAGCCAACTTCCGCTGTGCAATGAACTCGCTGCCGGATATAGAGGAGGTGAAAGACAAGAGCATCAACAAAGGCCAGCAGGCAATGCGCGTCTACAGGATGCTGCCTACCCCTGCCAAAT GCAAGCGGGCCAAAACAAAGGACACAAAGCACAGAAACAAG AGCCCACGTGTGAAGTCAGAGGACTACAGTGAAACACACTCCCCAATGGACAACTGCTCACAGCTGgataacaacacacactgcacacaggaaaacacagttGACAGCACAGAGCATCAAG AAGTTATGAGTGTGGATGACGTTCCTGATTGGAGTTCGTCAGTCGAGATCGGGCCAGACAGCACAAACGAGCTCTGCCGAAGATTTGAAGTGTCACCTGAGCACAGCACTG AATACAAGGACAGTGAGAGCGACCTTGACGAGGACATTATCAGG ATGACGTAG
- the LOC115371940 gene encoding interferon regulatory factor 1-like isoform X1 has protein sequence MPVARMRMRPWLEKMIDSNAVSGLMWVDKTRTMFSIPWKHAARHGWELDKDACLFKLWAIHTGKYVEGQTSADPKTWKANFRCAMNSLPDIEEVKDKSINKGQQAMRVYRMLPTPAKCKRAKTKDTKHRNKSPRVKSEDYSETHSPMDNCSQLDNNTHCTQENTVDSTEHQEVMSVDDVPDWSSSVEIGPDSTNELCRRFEVSPEHSTEYKDSESDLDEDIIRLCQQLEQDTNWMQKSTDGMAFLHNEAYTSSYSNSSPGSQWSETSSDDVDDMPEYTILGEFPITGEFLPSYRSFFEGLPIPYL, from the exons ATGCCGGTTGCAAGAATGAGGATGAGGCCATGGCTGGAGAAGATGATTGACTCCAACGCCGTCTCCGGTCTGATGTGGGTGGATAAG ACGAGGACAATGTTCTCTATTCCCTGGAAGCACGCTGCTCGTCATGGCTGGGAGCTGGACAAGGACGCCTGTCTGTTCAAACTGTGGGCCATCCACACAG GAAAGTACGTCGAGGGCCAAACTTCTGCAGACCCAAAGACGTGGAAAGCCAACTTCCGCTGTGCAATGAACTCGCTGCCGGATATAGAGGAGGTGAAAGACAAGAGCATCAACAAAGGCCAGCAGGCAATGCGCGTCTACAGGATGCTGCCTACCCCTGCCAAAT GCAAGCGGGCCAAAACAAAGGACACAAAGCACAGAAACAAG AGCCCACGTGTGAAGTCAGAGGACTACAGTGAAACACACTCCCCAATGGACAACTGCTCACAGCTGgataacaacacacactgcacacaggaaaacacagttGACAGCACAGAGCATCAAG AAGTTATGAGTGTGGATGACGTTCCTGATTGGAGTTCGTCAGTCGAGATCGGGCCAGACAGCACAAACGAGCTCTGCCGAAGATTTGAAGTGTCACCTGAGCACAGCACTG AATACAAGGACAGTGAGAGCGACCTTGACGAGGACATTATCAGG CTTTGCCAGCAATTGGAGCAAGACACAAACTGGATGCAAAAGAGTACAGACGGCATGGCGTTCCTGCACAATGAAGCATACACAAGCTCTTACTCCAACTCCAGCCCAGGGAGCCAATGGAGTGAAACTTCCTCAG ATGACGTAGATGATATGCCAGAGTACACAATTCTGGGAGAGTTTCCCATCACAGGGGAGTTTCTGCCGAGCTACCGCAGCTTTTTTGAAGGGCTGCCCATCCCTTACCTCTGA